The genomic region aaacacaagaaagtattttttcacgcaacgcactgttaacctctggaactccttgccagagggtgttgtgaaggccagtactataacagggttcaaaagagagctagataaattcatggaagataggtccacaGTGGCGAGTAGCCAggagggcaggaatggtgtccctagcctctgtttgccagaagctgggattgggtgacagggcatggatcacttgatgaatacCTGTTTGTtcacaaggaagaaaagaaagcagcagaatacggaccctggacttcagaaaaggagactttgactccctcagggaactgatgggcaagatcccctgggagaataacatgagggggaaaggagtccaggagagctggctgtattttaaagaatccttattgaggttacagggacaaaccatccctatgtgtaaaaagaatagtaaatatggcaggcaaccagcttggcttaacagtgaaatccttgctgatcttaaacacaaaaaagaaacttacaagaagtggaagattggacaaatgaccagggatgagtataaaaatattgctcgggcttgcaggagtgaaatcaggaaggccaaatcacacctggagttgcagctagcaagagatgttaagagtaacaagaagggtttcttcaggtatgttagcaataagaagaaagtcaaggaaagtgtgggccccttactgaatgagggaggcaacctagtgacagaggatgtggaaaaagctaatgtactcaatgctttttttgcctgtcttcatgaacaaggtcagctcccagactgctgcactgggcagcacagcatggggaggaggtgaccagccctctgtggagaaagaagtggtttgggactatttaaaaaagctggacgtgcacaagtccatggggccggatgcgctgcatccgagagtgctaaaggagttggcggatgtgattgcagagccattggccattatctttgaaaactcatggcgatcgggggaggtcccggacaactggaaaaaggctaatgtagtgcccatctttaaaaaagggaagaaggaggatcctgggaactacaggccagtcagcctcacctcagtccctggaaaaatcatggagcaggtcctcaaggaatcaattctgaagcacttagaggagaggaaagtgatcaggaacagtcagcatggattcaccaagggcaagtcatgcttgactaatctaattgccttctatgatgagataactggctctgtggatgaagggaaagcagtggacgtgttgttccttgactttagcaaagtttttgacacggtctcccacagtatacttgccagcaagttaaagaagtatgggctggattaatggactataaggtggatagaaagttggctagattgtcgggctcaacgggtagtgatcaatggctccatgtctagttggcagccggtatcaagtggagtgccccaagggtcgctcctggggccggttttgttcaatatcttcataaatgatctggaggatggtgtggattgcacccacagcaagtttgcagatgacactaaactgggaggagaggtagatatgctggagggtagggataggatacagagggacctagacaaattggaggattgggccaaaagaaatctgaggaggttcaacaaggacaagtgcacttaggatggaagaatcccatgcatcgctccagactagggaccgaatggctcggcagcagttcggcagaaaagggcctaggggttatagtggacgagaagccggatatgagtcaacagtgtccccttgttgccaagaaggccaatggcattttgggatgtataagtaggggcattgccagcagatcgagggacgtgatcgttcccctctattcgacactggtgaggccttatctggagtactgtgtccagttttgggccccacactacaagaaggatgtggaaaaattggaaagagtccagcagagggcaacaaaaatgattaagggactggaacacatgagttatgaggagaggctgagggaactagggatgtttagtctgtggaagagaagaatgaggggggatttgatagctgctttcaactacctgaaagggggttccaaagaggatggctctagactgttctcagtggtagcagatgacagaacaaggagtaatggtctcaagttgcagtgggggagatttaggttggatattaggaaaaactttttcactaggagggtggtgaaacactggaatgcgttacctaggcaggtggtggaatctccttccttagaagtttttaaggtcaggcttgacaaagccctggctgggatgatttagttggtgttggtcctgctttgagcagggggttggactagatgacctcctgaggtcccttccaaccctgatattctatgattctatgattccctttggggcatctgccattggccactgtcagaggacaggatactgggcttgatggacctttggtctgacacagtatggccattcttatgttcttatgttaataaAAGCTCCTACGTGCATAGTAATAAACTTAGCAGAGATCACCCCAGCTCCACCATGGACTCTGTCAGATGATTagtacagcctcagctcagaactaGCTCCATCACAACAAGTTTAGTCCATGCTTTATGCAGGATGGGGGGGTTGATCTGGGGTTTCCAGGACCAGGTAATCAGTAGAAAATCGGTTTTGCTCCCTGGGACATAGCTTTGAAAGACCTCCCAAGTATGTCCTGGCCCCCTTCACACATACTGTCCAAAACAGTTCTTAGAAGTTCCTAACATTTCCCCAAGATTACATTAGTCAGTCTCCAAGAAAAGTTACGTTCAatccacaataacacatacacaattgtatttttaatacaacGGACCCCCAAAGggattaaacttaattcaataaggtttatcCAGCAAATTGCTGTAACTGTCACACCTGGCTCTAGATagctaactctcattgatttcaatgagaaaatcttttgaaaatgcttctgaaaatcctactTGGTGCCTaaagatctttaaaaatctggcctactGTCTAGCTTTACAAAGAGGTTTAGTAAATCCCACTAGGTACATAAAGCTTCTAAATAGGTCAggtacttaactcccattgaaagtaagTAGCTAAACACCTTAAAAAATCTGGTCTGCagatgcctaaatcccactgCCATTCAGTCAGAATTAGACTCCTAAATACCtccatcacttttgaaaatgggagttaAGTCCCCAAATCACTTAGGTGGTTTTTGCAAATTTCATCACAAATCCGTTGATCTTCAGGGTATGTTGAAAAGTCTAACTGTTCACCCAGGAGCTTTAGGCAACTACCTAGGTGCCTGGTGAGCTGGGGTTCATGCCAGAAGATgaagggaatttttttccttcccttttacaTGTTTAGAAGATGCTGCACTTCCTTCCGCAGATCTGTGTaataaggctgagattttcaaagtcagctACAAGATTTGGATATCAAATTCCTATTAATTTTAGTGCAGACTTATTGTGCCtatcccttaggcagctttgaaaatatcaccCATACTGAATGTCAAAGACAGCTAGGTATTTTTAGGAGCATTTTTATGATTTGTAGAGATCCAGACTGATGGGGCTgcgtggggatggggagagacagaggTTCACAAAAGCCACGGACCAGCCATGGAAACGTATTTGTCGATGTATTTCCAAGCAGACCCACATGCTACTCCTGCAGCTGCCGCACATCAGCGTGCAGGCGTTTGACCCCCTctcagttgtctcagagctgctttCACCCCCTAGTTCCTCAGCGTGTAGATGGCCGGCTTCAGCATGGGCGTGACCACATAGCCAAAGAGTTGCATAGGGGTCACCAGCACTGTGCTCAGCTGCAGCCGAGTGTAGACCAGGGCGCAGGGCCTGAAGAACAGCGTCACCACCACCAGATGCGAGGCGCAAGTGGAGGCTGCTTTGCGCCTCCCTTCGGCCGAGTTTATCTTCAGGATGGAATAGACGATCCTGACATAGGACGCGAGGATGAGGAGGAAGTAGGTCATGGGCACCACCCCAATACTGGTGAAGCTCACAGTCTCGATGACGTACGTGTCCGCACAGGCCAGCTTGATCACCAGGACGATGTTGCAGAAGAAATAGTCCACCACATTGGACCCGCAGTAGGGCAGCGTGAAGGTCAGGCTGGTGAGGATGGTGGCGTGGAAGGAGCTGGTGATCCAGGTGCCGGTGGCCAGGAGGGCGCACACCCTCCGGTTCATGATGAGCAGGTAGCGCAGGGGGTGGCAGATGGCCGCTTACCAGTCGTAGGCCATGACGGTGAAGAGCAGGCACTCGGTGCTGCCCAGGAAGTGGTAGAAGAAGACCTGGGACATGCACCCGCCCAGCGAGATGGTTGTACTCTTCGCCTAGAGGTTGGCCAGCAATTTAGGGGTGCTGATGGAAGAGAATCCAAGGTCCACAATAGAGAgattgcagaggaagaaatacatgggggTGTGCAGGCAGGCATCGGCGAGGATGGCTGAGAAGATGAGCAGATTGCCCAGCAGGGTGCAGAGGTAGAAGGCTAAGAAGGTGACGAAGAGGATGGTCTGGAGGCTGTCGGTGCTGGGGATCCCTAAGAGGATGAAATGAGTCACCACAGTGTGGTTGACCCACCCCACAGAGGACTCATTCCTGGGGTAGGGGAGAGAAATAATGCCAGTGAGTTACTGAAACCAAAAGACCTGTCATCCTAGAGCTGCAATGCTCACCCTTCCTTCCACAGCCCACGTGACTCACTGTCATTAGGAGTGGCGTATATTTCTATCATTGTAATGCCACTTGGGGTCAGGGTCTCACTGTGCTGGCGCTGAACATGGAAAGAGAAAATGTCTGCCTTGACGTTCTTACAGTCCAGACACAAACAGACAAAGGGGatatctattctattctattccagtttcttctcttctcttctcttctcttctcttctcttctgtccTATTCCAATTTCTTCAATTCTGTTCTGCCTaggccctttccccacccttaTCCCCACAGTACCTTAGAGCCTTTCTTTTGTGGCTAACATTTCCCATGTGCGGtttgttctctccctctctcaccctCTCCACAGAGGGATGTCCGTGTGTGCAGTGGAGCactttgttttggtagggttttgttcTTATAAACACACGGGCTGCTACACGTTTGTGttaaggaagaggaagaggacgGAACATACAAACAAATGAATGTGGAGAAGAAATGCCCCAGCTGTGTTAATGATGTGaattgttgggggtggggagttcacTGGGAAtacagagagaaggaaaaggaaagaaggagaagggGAATAGCCAcagccagaggtgctggggctgggagggctgCCACACCGCCTGGCTTTATGTGGTTACCATCATATCCAGAGTTCACAGTTTgcttcaatggttctcagcacccaccCTGGCCACAGCTTGTCTCTGCTTGGTTGTGATCAGCAGGCTGGGCTCTGTGGATAACATGCCAGATGGATTTTTAAGGTGAGATTTGAAGGACAATAACAAAGCGTTTATTTGCATTTGGCtggggaggtcatctagtccaaccccctgctcaaagcaagaccaatccccaatttttgcctcagatccctaaatggccccctcaaggattgaactcacaaacctgggtttagcagaccaatgctcaaaccactgagctatcccttccccaaGGGCTATGGCTTCTGGGGAACTCCACTGGATTCCCTGGGGCTGTTTCCCCTCTCAGCCAcacaccctggtgtaaatcatgaGTAACTCCATTGGACTGAAGGGAGCTGTGTAGATTtctaccagctgagaatctaaccCAGACattgtgaggggggaggggacgtTCATGCTTGTCTAAGCTCTCCTGCCATGTGACACAAGGCAGAGAATTCCCCCCAGTGGTGTGAAATAAGAGTAACCTGGGCCAGAGGTTCAGCTGGAAGCCTCTGAAGCCAACAGAGCTTTGTCTTTGGTTTGtatcccctgctgttcccctgcccccttctctgtgtctctgtgcacAGGGATGTATTCGTGCCCTTGTGTGGTTATGcttgagggtgaaattcactgctgTACAGACAGAGGGCAGCACACATCCTGTGCACGACTCCACCTCACTTTTCACAGTACAGCAGCCCCCACCAACTCCAAGAAGATCCTGGCACTGTTGTTCTGGGTGCCACTCCCACACAGAGTCAGACAGACCCAGCCATTCAGAGTTTGCCATCTAAATAAACCAAACACAGTAAGAATTACCAGCCCCATTCTACaagggagaactgaggcacagagaatttcAGGGTTTGATTGTCGAAGGAGCCATGCTGAcaaaattacaggtttcagagtagcagctttgttagtctgtatccgcaaaaagaaaaggaggacttgtggcaccttagagactaacaaatttatttgagcataagctttggtgagctacagctcacttcattggatgcattcagtggaaaatacagtagggggattttatatacatagagaacatgaaacaatgggtgttaccatacacactgtaacaagagtgatcacttaaggtgagcatttaccagcaggagagctggggggagggggggagaaccttttgtagtgataatcaagatgggccatttccagcagttgataagaacgtctgaggaacagtgcggggtgggggagaaataaacatggggaaatagttttactttgtgtaatgactcaaccactcccagtctctattcaagcctaagttaattgtatccagtttgcaaattaattccaattcggcagtctctcgttggagtctgtttttgaagtttttttgttgaagaattgccacttttaggtctgtaatcgagtgaccatagagattgaagtgttctccgtctggtttttgaatgttataattcttgacgtctgatttgtgtccatttattcttttacgtagagactgtccagtttagccAAAGTTCAGTGGGCACTGAACACTTAATTCCTACAGGTTTGGGAAATTCTCAATCTGGTTGAGTTGTGTAAGGTCACAAAGAGAGtgtgtggaagagctgggaatctGTTCCAGTCTGAGCGTTAGCCATAAAACCCTCCTCTTGTCATCGGGATGAAAGTTGCTCTGTGTCTTTCTGGGCCTCTGGCGTGTTCTCTTACCCTCCCCTTTGCACAGTCGGTTCAGGACAAAGGGCCTTTAGAGGATTACAGCTGATTTAACTGAATCAAAGCTGCTCCTTCACGAGCCAGGTAAGTGGAATAGACACAAGCCTCGTCTTGCACCTCTACTGTGCATCTACACTAAGGGGTTAGCTACATCACTGGGAAGCTCTATAGTGTGAACAACTCCATAGACACCACACAGAGAGGGATGTGAGAGAAACAGGGCTGGATTAGGGGTTTTTCCAGCAATGATCTCATCCATCCATTTGCTGTAGCCCAGCACGGCAGTTTTAATAAGGCCACTTGTGATTCCTTTAATCACTATCACTTCCTGCTCCACCTCTGGTGGGCATCTTACTTGGGAGCCAGAATGAAGGGGCAGAAGCAGATGTTATAATTAATCTCTGTAGAAGCGTTATCCCCAGCCCAGTCAGAGCATCCCACGGGCTGCAATGGCCACTGGgattaattaaaatgttgacGTTTCTAATGAATCCCCAGGCTGGGCTGTCTCACTGCGCTGGGTACCAGGCTCAGAATTTACTCTTGTTTTGCATCAGCTGAGTTCCGCGTGTCATTGCCACGTACCCCGGAGCCGGACCTGCATTTGACTATTTTAATTTCTATTGTCACTATAAGTGTCATGTTCAACACCCAGCACAGATACAGAGACACAGCCCCAGCCCGAATGTGAGACATATTTAATAGCTGAGAGTGACAAAGGATTTAATTATCCATATATAcaacaggtggggaaactgaggcacaatgcgATTTAGTGAGTTACTAAAGGTCAAACAGAGAGTCATCTACAAAGCCTAtacttgaacccagatctcctgtgtTTCAGTCCTTTGTCTTAGCTGCAAGATAATGGTTTGCAAATAATTCCCATGCGCTTTTTAGATGTAGGTGTGATGAACTGACACAGTTCTCAGTTATAAATATTATAGCCACctgctctctctgcttctccctctACGGTCACGCAGTGCCCATGGTTTGGAGGTAAATGGAGCTTTCCCACTGTCCAGCAGAGTCTATTGCGGATTTTAAAATCAGTGTCTGCAATTTGTGCCCTGATCTTCCATTCCAGGTTCTCTTATCTCAGTCACCACAGTCTGGGTTTGTGGCTCTTTGGAAATTGATTCCCTGGACCAATGCAAAGAAACCACAGAGAAAATTCAGGATGAATCCCAGCAGTGCAAAGGGGGGCGCTGCGGTGCAGGGAGTGGTGCAGGTAACTCAGTTACTCTTCCCTCAGAGTCAGGGCTGTTTCTAGTGCTGCcatgtttactcctgggggaattctgcaccactgcacaatgcagaattttgtagaATTCCCAGTTTCCCCCACAGAATCggggctgcagagctgcctggtgCAACTAGGAGCCACTGGACTCTGTGGAGCCCAGCTCGCAGTGagcagagagcccaggctggctgggctggaggctggtCACTCCTCTTGATCCCCATTCTCCTGGGGACAGGAGAGCGCCTGGGAGACCTATCTCTAGCAAAGAGTGAGGAAGGGCAGGGCTGCACCGCACCGCATCCCCTGGCAGGACAATAAAGAAGCTGGGGGCAGTAAAGGCTCTGGGGGTGCGGGTGTCTGGTCCAGGGGGTGCCCCATGGCTGGGTCCTGTGAGGAGGGGGGTGCTGGTGTCTGGTCCAGGGGGTGTGCCGTGGCTGGgtccttgggggaggggagtgctggTGTCTGAGCTGGGGGTTGCCCATGGCTAAGTTTTGGGGAATGGGGGTGCTCATGTCTGGGCTGGGACGTTCCCTGTTGCTGggttctggggggaaggggatgttGGTGGCTGAGCTAGGGGGTGCCCCGTGGCTCAGTCCTCGGGGGAGGGCAGTACTGCTGTCTGGGCCGGGGGGGTGCCCTGCAGCTCGGCTCTGGTGGGATGGGAGTGCAGGTGACTGGGCTCTGGGGCCTCCACACAGCCCCCTCCAATGCCCCCAACCTGGAGCTGGGTTGttctaggggtttctttaactctctacttctgggggaatcttttttgctgtTGTCTGTATTGctgacatacttgttgacaggtattttgaaataaattaccaaaataattgaaaggaAGTGATTATATTGTGCTATTTTCACAAATGAAATATGCagatttttgcagaattttaaactattatgcacagattttttaaaatttttggcacagaatttccccaggagtagatGTTGGGCTCCCATGTGCTGTTCTGCAGGGAGAAGGGCCAGGGGCCTGGCTCATGGTATCTACCCCACGTTCctttcactttttttattttattattttttcatgtCAAGGCCACAAGGTTAAAACCCACATCCGAGGAGTCAGTGATAATTCTGAACAGTGTATTATTATTTCTGTTGTATGGAAGGCCTGGAGGCCCAGTTGCAAGGGATGCTGCActgacacagtgagagacagcacCAGCCCCGAAGAGTTTACAAGGGAAATGGGTGGGAGAACGAAATAATTCTTACCACAGTCTctcagatggggaactgagccccAAAGAGATGATGTCTTTTGCCTCACTTCCTGCCTAGCCCTCAGAAACCCTGACATGAATGTATTCGCTGCCTGCCTCACCCAAACACTGGGTAATTTCATTAACTTAATGCATCACCTGAACCCTAGCGTCACCCAGCTGCCCTACCTCAAACCTTTGGCCTTTTCCCTGACCCTAACACTAATCCTAGGAAAACACCAGTGtcctcctccctcaccctggGAAAACTCCACTGACGTCCCTCCAAACCCCAACCCTGAATAGCTGCTCTGACCTCCTCCCCAGTTGGGATCAGGATCTCTGGGTAAgggggcgcaagcaaacaatgtgtattTTAATGTAGCTGAACGTACGcacatacatctaggaacaaagaacctAGGTTGCACTTATAGGACAGGGGACTCTCTTCTGGGGAGCCAtgactctgaaaaacatttggggtcgtggtggagaatcagctgaacgtgagctcccagtaGGACGCTGGGGCCAGAAGAGCTAATGTGACCCTGGGATGCATAAAGGAGGAATCTCAAATACGAGGAGAGAGGCGATTTTACCTCCCGTTTGGCCCTGGTGTGACCGCTGGTGgtacactgtgtccagttctggtgttcacaattccAGGCGggtgctgataaattggagaagattcagAGACAAGCCATGAGAATAACTGAAGGATTAGCCCTAGCAATGATGTAAGTATGGTGATTTCAAaggagttatgccagcagagaacaTGAAGTGAGATTTCTAAATGCAAAAACGTGAATTGGGTTTCCAACTCTCACTCTTTCCATGGGAGTTGGGTACCTACAAGCCctttgtgccttttaaaatctCCCCATTTCTTCCAATAAATTAATTCCCACAAGACTAAGGGGGAAGACATTCCATTTCAGCTAGCAATTATTGCTGGGCTGCCTTTAGCCACCTTTCATTCTCCTGAATGCTGCCTTGACTTCCTTATTCCTCAGTGTATAGACCACCGGGTTCAGCATCGGGGTGACCACATCACAAAAGATCTGAATGGGGGTAGCCAGCACCTTGCTCAGGGACGTCTGGGTATAGAGGAGGGCACAGGGCCCAAAGAAGAAGCATACCACCGTCAGGTGCGATGCGCAAGTGGAGACGGCTTTCAAACCTTGCTCAGCACTGCGCATTCTCACCACGGAGGCAGCAATCCTGACGTAGGATGTGAGGATGAGGAGGAAGCAGGTCGTGGGCACCATACCAGTGTTGGTGAAAGTCACAGTCTCGATGATGTATGTGTCTGCACAGGCCAGCTTGATCACCGGGAAAATGTCGCAGAAGAAATAGTCCACCGTATTGGACCCGCAGTAGGGCAGCGTGAAGGTCAGGCTGGTGAGGATGGTGGCGTGGAAGGAGCTGGTGATCcaggtgccggcggccaggaggGCACACACCCTCCAGTTCATGATGAGCAGGTAGCGCAGGGGGTGGCAGATGGCCATGTACCGGTCGTAGGCCATGACGGTGTAGAGCAGGCACTCGGTGCTGCCCAGGAAGTGGTAGAAAAAGACCTGGGACATGCACCCACCCAACGAGATGGTTCTACTCTTGGCCCAGAGGTTGGCCAGCAATTTAGAGGTGCTGATGGAAGAGAATCCGAGGTCTAGAATGGAGAGATTGCagaggaagaagtacatgggggtgtgcagACGGGGGTCAGCAAGGATGACTGAGAAGATGAGCAGGTTGCCCAGCAGGGTGCAGAGGTAGAAGGATAAGAAGGTGACAAAGAGGATGGTCTCAAGACCTTTGGTGTTGGGGATCCCTAAGAGAATGAATTCAGACACCACAGTGCAATTCTCCATTTCCATGCAAGATGGCATCATTCCTGGAGACAAAGATTATGCAACCAGATTAGCAATCTCAATAAATCATTGTTTATTTATCCCTTTGCACCCCACAAGCTTTAATCACAAAAGGTAAATCTTTCTAACCAGCCTAAGTTTGGTGAAAGTGAGTGGAAAGTCATGACTCTTATATTTGGTTGATTCTGTACAATTCTACTCGATTCTATTCAGCTGTCCTCTATTCTATTCAATTCTTATAGCTCATCCATCATCGTGGCATCAGGGAGCCAAAGAAAAATTAATGAAAGCAAAGCATATTATCATGAATTGGAACATGATCTTACCTGACTCCTAGGTGCCTTCACAATGAGTGTACAAGGCAGAAGGAAAACCTCCAAAATGCTTCAGCATGATAATGCAAATTTCTCTTCTGTAtgtgtatagagagagagagagaaactgtatattgaatgggggagagagagtaaGTTTCAGAGAGTTTAAGTCCCGAAAGGTCCAttagataatctagtctgatctcctgtacatcACAAGCTGTTAACTTCCACGATATATACCCCACACTGAACCCAGTGATTTCACTTAAACCAAAGCACTTCAGTTCTCAAAAGACTAAACTTCTGTGATCTCAGGCAGTGAACAGGAGAAACCAAGGAGCCCCCAATGGCTGAGGCACAGAACTGACAGAGTGAGAGGCTCAGATTATCCCAGCAGGTGACCAACCCCcggctgcagaagaaggcaaaaaaaccccgaAGGTTGCTTCAAATTCCTTATGCACACaaaatctggtgatcagttagacccgaGCAAGAACCAACCAGCTCTTTCTCCCCGGTTTGCTCCACCTGTATAGATGGAATCAGATCCTCTAAACCCAAacagcctgagctctgagcaCAGTTTATGCTGTTGGGACTTGGAGATGGTCTCTCTTAATGACAGAGGTTACAGGCGAGACCTGCGTGGTGACTGCATAGCATTGACACGGCCACCACGGTGACACCAGAAGTGTGCGTGATCTCAAGCTGCAGGAGCATTTATGCTGTTCTTGAGCCCGGCCTTTGGGAGCTTAGCCCTTGGGCAGCTCCCTTCTCCCAGTCTGAGACCTGAGCAGAGGGAGCAATTAATCAGCTGTTTTCCagttacttgtggcaccttagagac from Natator depressus isolate rNatDep1 chromosome 13, rNatDep2.hap1, whole genome shotgun sequence harbors:
- the LOC141997569 gene encoding olfactory receptor 10D3-like, whose amino-acid sequence is MEMENCTVVSEFILLGIPNTKGLETILFVTFLSFYLCTLLGNLLIFSVILADPRLHTPMYFFLCNLSILDLGFSSISTSKLLANLWAKSRTISLGGCMSQVFFYHFLGSTECLLYTVMAYDRYMAICHPLRYLLIMNWRVCALLAAGTWITSSFHATILTSLTFTLPYCGSNTVDYFFCDIFPVIKLACADTYIIETVTFTNTGMVPTTCFLLILTSYVRIAASVVRMRSAEQGLKAVSTCASHLTVVCFFFGPCALLYTQTSLSKVLATPIQIFCDVVTPMLNPVVYTLRNKEVKAAFRRMKGG